A DNA window from Opisthocomus hoazin isolate bOpiHoa1 chromosome 31, bOpiHoa1.hap1, whole genome shotgun sequence contains the following coding sequences:
- the LOC104328985 gene encoding olfactory receptor 14A16, with protein sequence MSNSSSITHFLLLAFADSRELQILTFWLFLAIYLVALLGNGLIITAIACNHHLHTPMYFFLLNLSLLDLGCTSTTLPKAMANSLWGTRTISYLGCAAQLFFFLFSITTEYFLLTLMAYDRYIAICKPLHYRTLLDSRACVHMAAAAWGTGFLYALMHTCSIFSPPLCHGNAVDQFFCEIPHILKLFCSDSYLREVGVVVVCICLGLGCFVFIVVSYVQIFRAVMRIPSEQGRHKAFSTCLPHLAVVVLFVSTAVFAHLKPPSLSSPSLDLVVSCLYSVVPPAVNPLIYSMRNKKLKEALRKRAQWTRFQ encoded by the coding sequence atgtccaacagcagttccatcacccacttcctcctcctggcattcgcagactcACGGGAGCTGCAgatcttgaccttctggctcttcctggccatctacctggttgccctcctgggcaacggcctcatcatcactgccatagcctgcaaccaccacctccacacccccatgtacttcttcctcctcaacctctccctccttgacctGGGCTGCACCTCCACAactctgcccaaagccatggccaattccctctggggcaccaggaccatctcctacttgggatgtgctgcacagctgtttttttttctgttctcaatCACAACCGAGTATTTTCTCCTCACtctcatggcctatgaccgctatattgctatctgcaaacccctgcactatagGACCCTCCTGgacagcagagcttgtgtccacatggcagcagctgcctggggcactgggttcCTCTATGCCCTGATGCACACATGCAGTATATTTTCACCCCCCCTCTGCCACGgaaatgctgtggaccagttcttctgtgaaatcccccacaTCCTCAAGCTCTTCTGCTCAgattcctacctcagggaagttggggtTGTTGTAGTTTGTATCTGTTTAGGTTTgggatgttttgttttcattgtggtgtcctatgtgcagatcttcagggctgtgatGAGAATCCcgtctgagcagggacggcacaaagccttttccacttgcctccctcacctggctgttgTTGTCCTGTttgtcagcactgcagtgtttgcccaTCTGAagcccccttccctctcctccccatccctggacctgGTGGTGTCATGTCTGTATTctgtggtgcctccagcagtgaaccccctcatctacagcatgaggaacaagaAGCTCAAGGAAGCCCTGCGGAAAAGGGCCCAGTGGACACGGTTTCAGTGA